The Gloeomargarita lithophora Alchichica-D10 genomic sequence GCCAGACCCAGGTAGTCATTGCTGGCGAAATTAAGGACATTTTGCGCCCCAATTTCCACCACCGCCCCGGAGCGGCTGGTAACCTGCTTCATCCCCCGCTTCCAATGGGCACGCTCGATGGTATCCAGGGCTTCCGTCAGCCAGTGGTATGCGTCCAACCCACCCACCTAAATCCGTACAATTCTCGCCCCAAAGTATAGCAGGGTCAGTTGTTCCCAGGGGCTGGGGGTTTTTGGGGCAACAGTTGCTTCAGGTCAATCCCCGTCGCCGCCCGGACTTGCTCCAAAAAAGTCACCGTTCCCAGCACCGGGGAAGCATTGTCCAAAACCGTCACCTGTTGCACCTTCACCAGCGGCACGGTCGCCACCAACGCTTGCAAAAGGGGTTCTAGTTTTTGTAGCAAAAAAATCTGGCGGGCATCGGGGCCAGCCTGTTGCCAGGAGGCCGCCAACTGGTGCATCCCCTCTACCAGGGCACTGCCGTCTTCAATAATTTGCGCAGCGGCGGCTTTTGCTTCTTCAGTTGCTTCGGCGCATTGGGCTTCCGCCGGAGCGACCACATCCGCTTGGAGTTGTTGGCGCACCTGGAGAATCCGCTCCCGCTGCACGCCTAAATCCGCCCGGGTGCGGACGAGTTTTGACCCCACATCCGCCTGGGTTTCCGCAATCAGAGCCTCCCGCCGGGTGACCGCATCCCGAATCCGCCGTTGCGCCTCCGCCTGGATAATCTGCATCTCGGAATCAATCTGGGCAAACACCGTTAACCGAGCATTTTCAGCGGCTTGAATCGCCGATTGGGACTGGGCTGAGGCTTCGGCAATCCGGGCATCCCGCAATAAATCCGCCCGTTGTTTGCGCCCCAGGGAGTCCAAATAAGCCACATCATCGGAGATATTTTGGACTTGTAACGTATCCAAAACCAACCCCAATTTACCCAGGTCTTCTTCCGCTTCATCCTGCAAACTGCGGACAAAAGCCAATTTGTCCTCATTCACCTGTTGGGGGGTGAGACTGGCCAAAACCCCTCGTAAATTGCCCTCAAGGGTTTCTTTAGCCATGCGTTTGATCTCTTCGCGATTTTTGCCCAACAACCGCTCAATGGCATTATGAATCACCGGCTCTTCCCCGGCGATTTTGATATTGGCGACCCCTTCGACCTTGAGGGGAATCCCGCCTTTAGAATAGGCTCCTGAAACCTTAAGTTCGATAATCAAATTGGTTAAATCCAAGCGCAGAACCCGCTCAAACAGGGGCACTCGCAAACTACTTCCCCCCTTGACCAAGCGATAACCTACCCGCCGTTGCAAGGATTGCACCCAACGGGTACTACCCGCAAAAATCAAGACCTCATTGGGTTGACAAATGTAATATAAATTGCGAATAGCACTGGTAATTACAATTACCGCAATCACCGCAATCACCACAAATTCCATCTTTGCCACCCCCAAGTGACCCGATGGCTTCTATCATAGCCGCTGGAGGCGCACCACTTCACCCACCACCACCATCGCCGGAGCCGTAAACCCCGCCTGGGTGACCAAATCATGGATGGTTGCCAAAGTGCCAAATAAACGCCGTTCCTGGGGCCAAGTCCCCCACTGCACCACACATACCGGGGTTTCCCCAGCCCGCCCCCCCCGCATCAAAGCCGCTGTAATTTGGGCTAAACGGTGCATCCCCATGTAAATCACCAGGGTATCAGCCCCCTGCGCCAGGGCTGCCCAATTCACGGATGCTTCGGATTTTTCCACCGCCTCATGCCCCGTGACCAACACCACGCTGGAACTCACCTGCCTGTGGGTGAGGGGAAACCCCACCGCCAAGCCCGCACTGATCCCCGGCACCACCTGAACGGCAATCCCCGCCTCCTGCAAACCCGCCTCCTCTTCGCCGCCCCGCCCAAAGATAAAGGGGTCACCCGCTTTTAGGCGCACAACGGTTTGATATTCCCTCGCTTTAGTAACCAGTAATTCCGTAATCTGCGCCTGGGGCAGACTGTGCCAGCCCCGATATTTGCCCACAAAGACCCGTTCCGCCTGGGGATTAATCATGGCGAGAATGGGCGGACTGACGAGGGCATCGTAGATCACCACCTCCGCCAATTCCAAGAGCATTTTGCCCTTAAGGGTCAACAAACCTGGGTCGCCAGGTCCCGCCCCTACGAGATAAACCGTTCCCGTCATCGCTAGGAATGCCGCTAATTTTGATACACAGGGATAATTAAGGGTACAATACCAAAATTGATTTGACCACCTGGATTGCCCCGTCCCCCGATGGAACCTGTCATCCTAGCGGAAGTTGAATTTTGGCGGAGCATCCAACGCACCCCGGCGGCCAGTCAAGTGGGTGGGGTGATGTTGCAGGAGCAGGTGCTGGTCAAAGGGCCGTTGATTCCCCTCGGTGAGAATTATAAAGCGGTGGTCGCCAGCTACCTAGCCACCGGTCTGTACTGCATTTTGGTGGATACACCCGCCGGTTACGTCCTCTGGCATCAACCGGGCACCCCCAAGGTGATGGCTCCCCCGCCGCCTTCCCCACCTCCTAGGGCAGAGTCACCGATTTCAGCCGCCCCCCCGGCACTTTTAGCATTGACACAGGCGCTCCAGGCCGGGATAGAAGCCAAAGACCGGCGTTATCAATTTCAAACCTACCCCCAGGCGTTTGTTGGCAGTGAAGCCCTGGAATGGCTGATGCGTACCCAAGGACTCAACCGCAAACAAGCCCTTGCCTTGGGACAGGATTTATTGAAAGCGGGGCATATTCAACGGCTGGATGCCCCCGGCGGCGATTTCCAAGAAGGCAATACCTTTTACCGCTTTGCGACCCCGGCGACCCCCGCAGCCATACCCGTTTCCCCCCCGGATTCCCTGGGCAATACCCCCCTGGATTTAGAAGTAATTTTTCAAGCAATGGTCGCCCAACTGCCTCTGCAAGACCGCTGGTATCAATTTCGCCGCTATCCCCAATGTTTCACGGGAGCCGAGGCGGTGGAATGGCTGATGCGTACCCAAGGACTCAGCCGCAAACAGGCGACCCAGGTGGGGGAAGAACTGTGCAAATTGGGTTTAATTCGCCACAGCACCGGCGAACATCCGTTCCGGGATGGGAATTATTTTTACGGTTTTGGTGACCAGACTTAACTCAACACCCGAATTGCCCGGCGAATCCACACTTCCGCATCGGTGGTCTGCTGGCATTGCTGATCCTGTGCCAGTTGGCCGAGGGCGTGGCTAATTTCCGTGCTGGTGTAGCCCAAAGCCCCCAAAGTGAGCGTAACCTCCTCCTGCATGGATGACGGTAGGGTTTCTGCCGGGATCACCCCCTGCCATTGTTGGAGCGGCTGGCGCAGTTCCAAACTCAGCCGTTGGGCGGTTTTTTGCCCCACCCCCGGCGTTTGGCTCAACAAGGCCGTATTCCCCGTGACAATCGCCTGCACCAAATCCAAGGGAGCCAGGGTGTCCAACAAAGCCAAAGCCAACTGCGGCCCGACCCCATTCACCCGGATCAACTGGCGAAATAAATCCCGCTCTTGAGCAGTACCAAAACCATACAAAACCGGCTGTTCCTCCCGGATTTGTAAATGGCTAAACAGTTGGGCTGTATCGCCTGAAGTTAAACCCTGGCGACATCTTTGCCCCACCTGGAGTTCCCAACCCACCCCCTGCACCACCAGGGTGACCACCCATTTCCCCTGAACCGGGTTCAGCCCGGCCACCTGCCCGGTCAGCGAGCCAATCATGCCCGTTTTTGAAAAACATAAGGCCCCATGAGGGCACCCCACAGGGCTTGGCCGGTGGTGGGGTCAATCCCCCGGTCATAGCTGGTGAAACTCTGGGCGTTGGCCCGCCAGCCCAATTCCACCCGGCGAGTCTGGCCGTTGGACTCAAATTCACAGGTATAACCGGGACATAGACTGGCTTGAAATGCGCCGTTTTCGTACTGCACATCCAATCCACAACCAGGCAGTAGGGTTAAATCCCCTTCCGTGAGGGTTGCCAAGCGTTCAGGTTCGGCACCACCGCCCCGCCATTGTTGGGGTTCCCGGCAAGCATAGTACTGCACCTGGTCGGGAAATAAAACCATCACCCGCTGGCGGTAGGGTTGCGCCGGGGTGAGGGCACTGGCCTGCTCGATAAATAGTGCCGGTTGCCCCTGGATGCCGCCGGGAATCCCCCGCTGCCAGCGCCACAAATGCACATACCAGGCGGGTTCGGCCAGGGATTGGGTGCGGTTGTCATACCAACCGGGCAACCAGTCCCACAAAAGGGTCATTTCCTCGGTAGAAATACTCATTTTTTTGCCAATTTGGGGAGAGTGGGGTCAAAAATCTTCTATTGTTAAAAATACAACTGTCAACCGTCAGTTGGGCATGGTGATTTTCCCTTCCCTGTTAGATGATTTGTTGCAGACGCATCCCCATCTGCGACCCCAGATTTATTTCAAAGCCTCCCTGACGGCTCTTTCCCACGCCATGGAAGACCAGGTGCTGGGCAGTGGGGATGAGTCTTTGGTGATTGCCAATTTTCAGAAGGAACGGTACTACCGCCAGGAAACCCGCCGTTATCGCCAGTTGGCGCAATACACGTCCCAGATTTATGTTCTGGCCGCCCCGGAGACGGATTTTGCCCAGGTGAGCGAACCCTACGAGACGGTTCCCTTTGACCCCAGTGACCCCTTAGCGCAGGAATGGCATCTGGTAGTGCTGGGGAGCCATTACGCCGCCTGTTTGGTGTGCCGGGAACGCCCCAGCGATCCGCCTTTGATGGATCAGGCGCGCCGGTTTGAGGGGATTTGGACGTTTGACCGGGCGACCAGCCAGACCGTGGCTCGCCTGCTGTTGGAGCGGATCGCCAGTTATCAGCCCCAGCTACGGGAAAAAATCCACCAGGTGGTGGCACGGTACGAATTGACGGCGGCGCAAAACGGCATTGCGACCGGGCTACACCCTGGCCCGTTTGTGGAACGCCTGGTCACCTATCTCCAGTCTAGTCAGTATAAAATACTAAAAGCCTACCGCGCCTTGAGCGACCAGGAACGGCAACAACGGTTGGTAAATGTCATCACCGGGGCGATTCGCAGTACCTTGAACCCGGAGCAAATTTTCCCGATTGCCGTGCAGGAGTTGGGGCAAAATTTTGCGGAATGTCGCTGTATTTTGTACCGTTGTCGTTCTCACCATCAGGC encodes the following:
- a CDS encoding chromophore lyase CpcT/CpeT, with translation MSISTEEMTLLWDWLPGWYDNRTQSLAEPAWYVHLWRWQRGIPGGIQGQPALFIEQASALTPAQPYRQRVMVLFPDQVQYYACREPQQWRGGGAEPERLATLTEGDLTLLPGCGLDVQYENGAFQASLCPGYTCEFESNGQTRRVELGWRANAQSFTSYDRGIDPTTGQALWGALMGPYVFQKRA
- the ruvA gene encoding Holliday junction branch migration protein RuvA produces the protein MIGSLTGQVAGLNPVQGKWVVTLVVQGVGWELQVGQRCRQGLTSGDTAQLFSHLQIREEQPVLYGFGTAQERDLFRQLIRVNGVGPQLALALLDTLAPLDLVQAIVTGNTALLSQTPGVGQKTAQRLSLELRQPLQQWQGVIPAETLPSSMQEEVTLTLGALGYTSTEISHALGQLAQDQQCQQTTDAEVWIRRAIRVLS
- a CDS encoding DEP domain-containing protein, with protein sequence MEPVILAEVEFWRSIQRTPAASQVGGVMLQEQVLVKGPLIPLGENYKAVVASYLATGLYCILVDTPAGYVLWHQPGTPKVMAPPPPSPPPRAESPISAAPPALLALTQALQAGIEAKDRRYQFQTYPQAFVGSEALEWLMRTQGLNRKQALALGQDLLKAGHIQRLDAPGGDFQEGNTFYRFATPATPAAIPVSPPDSLGNTPLDLEVIFQAMVAQLPLQDRWYQFRRYPQCFTGAEAVEWLMRTQGLSRKQATQVGEELCKLGLIRHSTGEHPFRDGNYFYGFGDQT
- a CDS encoding flotillin family protein; the protein is MEFVVIAVIAVIVITSAIRNLYYICQPNEVLIFAGSTRWVQSLQRRVGYRLVKGGSSLRVPLFERVLRLDLTNLIIELKVSGAYSKGGIPLKVEGVANIKIAGEEPVIHNAIERLLGKNREEIKRMAKETLEGNLRGVLASLTPQQVNEDKLAFVRSLQDEAEEDLGKLGLVLDTLQVQNISDDVAYLDSLGRKQRADLLRDARIAEASAQSQSAIQAAENARLTVFAQIDSEMQIIQAEAQRRIRDAVTRREALIAETQADVGSKLVRTRADLGVQRERILQVRQQLQADVVAPAEAQCAEATEEAKAAAAQIIEDGSALVEGMHQLAASWQQAGPDARQIFLLQKLEPLLQALVATVPLVKVQQVTVLDNASPVLGTVTFLEQVRAATGIDLKQLLPQKPPAPGNN
- the cobA gene encoding uroporphyrinogen-III C-methyltransferase — its product is MTGTVYLVGAGPGDPGLLTLKGKMLLELAEVVIYDALVSPPILAMINPQAERVFVGKYRGWHSLPQAQITELLVTKAREYQTVVRLKAGDPFIFGRGGEEEAGLQEAGIAVQVVPGISAGLAVGFPLTHRQVSSSVVLVTGHEAVEKSEASVNWAALAQGADTLVIYMGMHRLAQITAALMRGGRAGETPVCVVQWGTWPQERRLFGTLATIHDLVTQAGFTAPAMVVVGEVVRLQRL